Within the Methanococcoides sp. AM1 genome, the region CTATACTTCCGGTATCCGATTTCAGTGCTAATGTCACTGAAGGTATTGCTCCCCTGAGCGTTGCGTTTACTGATCTGTCAACCAATGCAACGTCATGGTCCTGGGATATTGATGCTGACGGTACTGAGGATTACTCCAGTCAGAATATAATTCATACGTATGATACAGCTGGTTTGTATACTGTCAATCTTACTGTCAGTAATA harbors:
- a CDS encoding PKD domain-containing protein, with the translated sequence ILPVSDFSANVTEGIAPLSVAFTDLSTNATSWSWDIDADGTEDYSSQNIIHTYDTAGLYTVNLTVSN